GGCAGGGAGAGGGAGGAAAGGTGGCACAGCGGTGCCCGCTAAGAGCAGCACGATCGTCACCGCGCTGACCACGGCTGCCGTGGTCGTGGTCGGTGTGCTCGGCTACCAGGCCGCGGCGTCCGCTCCGGACACCCTCACCCAGGCCCGCAAGGACAGCCACCACCGCGCGCCCAAGGAGCACTCGGAGCAGGGCCGCAAGAAGGGCAAGGCGCCCGCTCCGGCCGAGGTCCCCGCGGCGTCCGGGAAGGGCCGGCGGATCGTCTACTCGCTCGACGCCAAGCGGGTCTGGCTGGTCGGCCCGAAGGACAAGGCGCTGCGTACGTACCGGGTCGCGCCGAGCACGGTGAGCCCGCCGCTGGGGTCGTACGCGGTCAGCTCGCGTTCGGTGAGCGTCACGGGCTCGGACGGCATCGCCATCGAGCACGTGGTGCGGTTCGCGAGTGTGGACAGCGTCACCATCGGCTTCAGCGCGGCCGTCGACGGCTCGATGCCCGCCGCGGGCTCGACGAAGAAGACCGGCGGCATCCGTGAGTCGCGCGAGGACGGCAAGGCGATGTGGGACTTCGCCCTGCACGGCACCAAGGTCGTCGTGGTCTCCTGACCGCACGGCGCCCGGCGCCCCGTTTATTCGCCCCTACGGGCTACGCCGCGTCGCGGCCCCCGGTGGACGCGGACCCGGCGGGTCCGGCCTCGTCCTCCCCCGCCGGCTCGTCCGCGGACCGTGCGGGCTTGCCCTGGCGGGCTTCCTCGGCGGCGTCGGGGGGCGTGGATACGGCGCTGGCCGCGGCACACGCCGCCAGCAGCTCATTCATGGACGGCGTCTCGCGCGCCTCATGATCGGCGCGCCCGGCCGCCGTGATCGGGGTCCCCCCGCGCCCTTCAGGCGTAGGGGAGGGCTGGTGGGCCGACATGGACGCCTCCCGGGGCTCCTGGGACGAGCGACAGAAGCTAGGCTTGCTACTTAGGCTGACCTAACTGAGGTCTCCACCCATGTCACCACGCCCGGCACCAGGTATGCAACATCTTACCGACGGCTTGTCGGAAACTACGGGACGCGTGACCGGGCCACGGGCCGGTCCGCCCGCCGCCGCCACGACCGGTCACCCCGCCGCCGCGCCCGGTCCGCCCGCCGTCAGCAGGTCTCCAGCTCGGGCAGGCCGGCGTCCGCCCAGCGCGCGCCGAGGCCGGTGACCGTCACCTCGCGCACATCGTCCGCGGCCTCCACCAGCGCCCCGTCCGCGCCGCCCGGCGCCTCCGCTCCCACGGCGCGCCCGATCACCACATGCAGCCGGTCCTCGGACAGCTCCTCGACCTTGCCCTCGCCCCACTCCACGACCACCACCGACTCCGGCAGCGAGACATCGAGGTCCAGGTCCTCCATCTCGTCCAGCCCGCCGCCGAGCCGGTAGGCGTCGACATGCACCAGCGCGGGGCCGCCGGTCAGCGAGGGGTGCACCCGGGCGATGACGAAGGTGGGCGAGGTCACGGCGCCGCGCACGCCCAGGGCCTCGCCCAGGCCGCGGGTCAGCGTGGTCTTGCCGGCGCCCAGCTCACCGGTGAGCAGCACCAGGTCGCCGGGGCGCAGCAGCGGGGCCAGCCGGCGGCCCAACTCCTGCATCTGTTCGGGTGACTTGACGGTTACGTGCGCAATCGATGCGGTGGTGCTCATGCCGCAAATGGTACGGCCCGCCCGCCGCCCGGCCGGCGCCCCTCCACGACACCCCTGCGGGACGGCGGCCCTGTCCCCGCCGCCCGGCCACCGGCCCTCCACGCCGCCGCCCCGCGCCGGCGGGCCCGGCGCGACGGCCTGCCGGGCCGCTGTCCGGCAGGCCCCGGCGGGTCAGGCGCGGGCGTGCCGCGAGCTGCGGGCCGTCGCGCTCGCCCGCTCCACCAGCGACACCAGATGGTCATTGACCAGCTCGGGCCGCTCCAGCATCACCAGATGCCCGGCGCCGGGGACACACACCAGGTCCGCGGCGGGCAGCATCTCGGCGATCGTCCGGCTGTGGTCGGCAGGAGTGATCAGATCGCTCTCCCCGGCGAGCACCAGCGCGGGCACCGCGTCGTACGCCACCAGCGCCTCGGTCTTGTCGTGCACCGCGAACGCCGGGAAGAACTCGGCGACCACGTCGATCGGCGTCGCCTCGATCAGCCGCTCGCCGAACCGCGCGATGCCCGGGTCCACGTTCTCCGGCGTCCCGAACGAATACCGCTTGATCAGCCCCGCGAAGAGGTCGGCGGTGGCCCGCCGCCCGCGCTCGACGATCTCGCGCTGCCAGCCCAGCGCCTTGAGGACGCCCGGCGCGAGCCAGTGGAAGGCCTTGACGCCCATGGACGGCAGCCCGAAGCCGACCTCGCTGAGCCGGCCGGCGGAGGTGCCGATCAGAGCCACCCCGACCACCCGCTCCGCGACGTACTCGGGGAACTGGTCGGCCAGCGCCATCACCGTCATCCCGCCCATGGAGTGCCCGACCAGCACGATCGGCCCCTCCGGGACCGCGGCGTCCAGCACCGCCTTCAGATCCCGGCCCAGCAGGTCGATGGTGACCGGTTCCGTGCCGTCGATCTGGCCGTGGCCGCGCGAGGAGCGGCCGTGGCTGCGCTGGTCCCAGTGGACGGTGCGCACCGTGCCGCGCAGCGCGGAGCGCTGGAAGTGCCAGGAGTCCTGGCTGAGGCAGTAGCCGTGGCTGAAAACGACCGTGGGGGCCGCGGAGCGCCGCCCCAGTGCGGCCGTCAGCCGCTTGCGCAGACCGCCCTGTGCCTCCTGCGCCGCACGGGCCTCCTTGCCGCGGACGGGCTTGGCGGAGCGGTCGCCCTTGCCGTGTTTGCCGTGCTTGCCGTTCACGGCGGACTTGCCCGTCCCGTCGCCCTTCTCCGGGCGGCCCGGCTCCGGGCCCGGCTCGTCGACCTCGTAGTACAGCTCGGTGCCGTCCTCGGCGATCGCGGCACCCGGGGTGCCGCGCAGCGTGCCGTACGGGCCCGCGGCGTCCAGCGCGAGCCGGGCGCGGCGCCGCATCCCGCGGCCGACCGTCATCCGCTCTATCGCCACCCCGGCCGCGGCACCCGCCGCGACCACGCCGATCGCGGCGCCGGCGACACCGGCGTGCCGGCCCGCCCGCGCCCAGTTGCCGGCCACCTCGGCCGCCGCCTCGACCGCCTGCGCGGCGGCCTCCTGTCCCTCGGTCATGCCGTGCCCCCCGTAAGCGCACTGTCCCCTTCGGCTTCGCTCCGTATGCCGCTGTCCACATAGACGCGTGGCACCCGGGATCCGATCCGGGTGACGATTTCGTAGCCGATGGTTCCGGCCACCCGGGCCCAGTCCTCCGCGGTCGGCTCACCGCGGTCCCCGGGGCCGAACAGCACCGCCAGGTCGCCCGGCTCGGCGCTGTCGCCGCCCAGGTCCACCACGAACTGGTCCATCGCGATCCGTCCGGCGACGGTCCGCCACTCGCCGGCGACCAGCACCGGGCCGGTGCCGGAGGCGTGCCGCGGGATGCCGTCGGCGTAGCCGAGCGGGATCAGCGCCAGGGCGGTGGCGCCGGGTGTCGTGTAGTGGTGCCCGTACGACACCCCGTGGCCGCCCGGGACGCGCTTGACCGACGCGAGCGACGCCTCCAGGGTCATCGCCGGCCGCAGCCCGAAGTCCTGGGAGGTGCCGACCTCCGGGCTGGGCGAGATGCCGTAGATGCCGATGCCGGTGCGGACCAGGTCGAAGTGCGCTTCGGGCAGGGTCAGCAGGGCCGGGGTGTTGGCGATGTGCCGCACCTCGGGGCGCAGTCCGGCCGTCTCGGCGGTCTTCAGCGCCTCGTGGAAGACATCCAGCTGGGCGGCGATCGAGGGGTGGCCGGGCTCGTCGGCACAGGCGAAGTGCGACCAGACACCGGTGACGGTCAGCGCGCCCTCGGCCTCGGCGGCGCGGGCGGCCGCGGTCAGTTCCGGCCAGTCGGCGGGCGGGCAGCCGTTGCGGCCCAGGCCGGTGTCGACCTTGAGCTGGACACGGGCGGTGCGGCCGCAGGCCCGCGCCGCCGCTACCACCTCGCGCAGCGCCCACAGCGCGCTCACCCCGACGTCGATGTCCTGCTCGACGGCCTGTTGCCAGGGGCCGCCCGGCGTCCACAGCCAGCACATCAGCCGCCCGGTGTCACCGGCCGCACGCAGCGCGAAGGCCTCCTCGGGCAGCGCCGTGCCCAGCCAGCCCGCACCGGCCTCACGGGCGGCGCGCGCGCAGCGCACCGCCCCGTGTCCGTAGCCGTCGGACTTGACCACGGCCATCAGCTCTGCCCGGGGTGCGCGGGCCCGCAGTGCACGGACGTTCGACCGCACGGCGGCGACGTCGATGGCGGCACGGGCGCGCTTCGCTGTCTCGTTCATCCCCCTCAGTGTTGCAGGCCACGCCGCGGCACCCCGGGGGACGGGCGGGAAAACCGTGCTCACACGCTGGGTTTCCGCCCCCAGACGTACACGACGTCCCCCTTCTTCAGCAGATCCCACAGCTTCCGCGCATCGCTCCATGTGAGGTTGACGCAGCCGTGCGAGCCGGGCCCCTGGTAGAGGTCCTCGTAGACGCCGTGCAGCGCCTCGCCGCGGTCGAAGAACTGCGCGAACGGCATCGAGGTGCCGTAAAGGTTGGAAATGTGACTTCTGTGCCGCAGGTAGATCCGGTACGAACCCGTACGGGTCTCCATCGTCGGCGCCCCGGAACGGATCGCCACCGGGTCGAAGATCACCCGCCCGTTCTGCTGCACCCACATCAGCTGCCGGTTCAGATCGACGCACGCGGTCCGCTCGCGACGGTCGGGGCAGCGCCCGGCCCGGTTGGGGTCCTTCTTGGCCCGCATCAGCCGCACCATCGCGCCCGTGACCGGCCCCGCGAAGCCGGTCGCCGGTGCGATCCGGTGCGCCTGCTGGAACCGCCGGATCGCCCGGCAGTCCCCCGCGCTCTGCCGCCCGTCCGCCTCCCGCCGCAGATAGCGCTCCGCCTGCCGCTGGAAGGGCCCGGTCGCCCGGCTGCACGCCACCGCCCTCGTGCCGTGGCGC
This Streptomyces decoyicus DNA region includes the following protein-coding sequences:
- a CDS encoding L,D-transpeptidase, with the translated sequence MPAKSSTIVTALTTAAVVVVGVLGYQAAASAPDTLTQARKDSHHRAPKEHSEQGRKKGKAPAPAEVPAASGKGRRIVYSLDAKRVWLVGPKDKALRTYRVAPSTVSPPLGSYAVSSRSVSVTGSDGIAIEHVVRFASVDSVTIGFSAAVDGSMPAAGSTKKTGGIRESREDGKAMWDFALHGTKVVVVS
- the tsaE gene encoding tRNA (adenosine(37)-N6)-threonylcarbamoyltransferase complex ATPase subunit type 1 TsaE, whose product is MSTTASIAHVTVKSPEQMQELGRRLAPLLRPGDLVLLTGELGAGKTTLTRGLGEALGVRGAVTSPTFVIARVHPSLTGGPALVHVDAYRLGGGLDEMEDLDLDVSLPESVVVVEWGEGKVEELSEDRLHVVIGRAVGAEAPGGADGALVEAADDVREVTVTGLGARWADAGLPELETC
- a CDS encoding alpha/beta fold hydrolase; amino-acid sequence: MTEGQEAAAQAVEAAAEVAGNWARAGRHAGVAGAAIGVVAAGAAAGVAIERMTVGRGMRRRARLALDAAGPYGTLRGTPGAAIAEDGTELYYEVDEPGPEPGRPEKGDGTGKSAVNGKHGKHGKGDRSAKPVRGKEARAAQEAQGGLRKRLTAALGRRSAAPTVVFSHGYCLSQDSWHFQRSALRGTVRTVHWDQRSHGRSSRGHGQIDGTEPVTIDLLGRDLKAVLDAAVPEGPIVLVGHSMGGMTVMALADQFPEYVAERVVGVALIGTSAGRLSEVGFGLPSMGVKAFHWLAPGVLKALGWQREIVERGRRATADLFAGLIKRYSFGTPENVDPGIARFGERLIEATPIDVVAEFFPAFAVHDKTEALVAYDAVPALVLAGESDLITPADHSRTIAEMLPAADLVCVPGAGHLVMLERPELVNDHLVSLVERASATARSSRHARA
- the alr gene encoding alanine racemase, encoding MNETAKRARAAIDVAAVRSNVRALRARAPRAELMAVVKSDGYGHGAVRCARAAREAGAGWLGTALPEEAFALRAAGDTGRLMCWLWTPGGPWQQAVEQDIDVGVSALWALREVVAAARACGRTARVQLKVDTGLGRNGCPPADWPELTAAARAAEAEGALTVTGVWSHFACADEPGHPSIAAQLDVFHEALKTAETAGLRPEVRHIANTPALLTLPEAHFDLVRTGIGIYGISPSPEVGTSQDFGLRPAMTLEASLASVKRVPGGHGVSYGHHYTTPGATALALIPLGYADGIPRHASGTGPVLVAGEWRTVAGRIAMDQFVVDLGGDSAEPGDLAVLFGPGDRGEPTAEDWARVAGTIGYEIVTRIGSRVPRVYVDSGIRSEAEGDSALTGGTA
- a CDS encoding L,D-transpeptidase family protein, which encodes MKRTLPALLVCASLLAVAGPPAQAVAPSPVSHAVFEPVSYPAADLVPGIPRAPQAPAAQENPGRAQTRGRQPHIEYVPRSEVVRHGTRAVACSRATGPFQRQAERYLRREADGRQSAGDCRAIRRFQQAHRIAPATGFAGPVTGAMVRLMRAKKDPNRAGRCPDRRERTACVDLNRQLMWVQQNGRVIFDPVAIRSGAPTMETRTGSYRIYLRHRSHISNLYGTSMPFAQFFDRGEALHGVYEDLYQGPGSHGCVNLTWSDARKLWDLLKKGDVVYVWGRKPSV